A single Cucumis melo cultivar AY chromosome 4, USDA_Cmelo_AY_1.0, whole genome shotgun sequence DNA region contains:
- the LOC103494959 gene encoding histone H2A.6 — translation MAGRGKTLGSGAAKKATSRSSKAGLQFPVGRIARFLKAGKYAERVGAGAPVYLAAVLEYLAAEVLELAGNAARDNKKTRIVPRHIQLAVRNDEELSKLLGDVTIANGGVMPNIHNLLLPKKTGTSSKNAGGDDEP, via the exons ATGGCCGGTAGAGGTAAAACCCTGGGATCCGGAGCCGCCAAGAAGGCCACCTCCAGGAGTAGTAAAGCCGGCCTCCAGTTTCCCGTCGGTCGTATTGCTCGTTTCCTTAAGGCCGGCAAGTACGCTGAGCGTGTCGGTGCCGGTGCTCCTGTCTATCTTGCTGCTGTTCTTGAATACCTTGCTGCTGAG GTTTTGGAACTCGCTGGAAACGCTGCTAGGGACAACAAGAAGACGCGTATTGTTCCTCGTCATATTCAGCTTGCTGTACGTAACGATGAGGAACTCAGTAAGCTTTTGGGAGACGTGACTATTGCTAACGGTGGGGTTATGCCCAACATTCACAATCTGCTTCTGCCCAAGAAAACAGGGACTTCATCGAAGAACGCTGGTGGTGACGATGAACCCTAG